One region of Pyramidobacter sp. YE332 genomic DNA includes:
- a CDS encoding glycosyltransferase, translating into MKIIHILPELEIGGVERHVIDLANELVKRGHEVMVISAGGRMERQLNAKVLVRHLPVHKKIR; encoded by the coding sequence ATGAAAATCATCCACATCCTCCCCGAACTTGAGATCGGCGGCGTCGAGCGCCATGTCATCGACCTGGCGAACGAGCTGGTCAAAAGAGGTCACGAGGTCATGGTGATCTCGGCCGGCGGCCGGATGGAGCGCCAGCTCAACGCGAAGGTGCTGGTGCGTCATCTTCCCGTGCACAAAAAAATCCGCTGA
- a CDS encoding ELM1/GtrOC1 family putative glycosyltransferase — protein sequence MDLKPFLILLNENTRGHIVQSRGIRDRMQELADFETAEFDIPHLRGAARIKALKLLARRLPKATPQGAERWLLRAGGRELLDRIAMLNPERRPLLFLSAGSTAAPYCLALAKRFNGKSCVVMTPSVLGTKPFDMAVVPKHDGRRGDNVLVTLGAPNSISPKLLESQRRELLSDYPPHQKDAWGILIGGDDLNYSIAPLWVNKVLPTLLDAAADANVDLYITTSRRTQAATEMEIAKLCGDTSVVRMLLLASQDSRNPVPGILGHCSRVFCTEDSVSMISEAVTAGVQTAVVTVGHHHGVKRLLQEVTEWLVDARLLSTTRLWGVPRFNRMIEDFENQNYLCLVTPRNLDDDLRHFLERPLDGMNGFNEAGKAARWILDRWLP from the coding sequence ATGGATCTGAAACCGTTTTTGATACTTCTTAACGAGAATACCCGCGGACATATCGTCCAAAGCCGGGGGATACGCGACCGCATGCAGGAGCTTGCCGATTTCGAAACGGCGGAGTTCGACATCCCCCATTTACGCGGAGCGGCGCGGATCAAAGCTCTCAAACTGCTTGCCCGACGCCTTCCCAAGGCGACGCCGCAGGGCGCGGAGCGTTGGCTTTTGAGAGCCGGGGGCAGAGAGCTTCTTGACCGCATCGCGATGCTGAATCCGGAGCGGCGCCCGCTTCTTTTCCTTTCGGCGGGAAGTACGGCCGCGCCCTATTGCTTGGCTCTCGCCAAAAGATTCAACGGGAAAAGCTGCGTGGTGATGACGCCCTCCGTTTTGGGGACGAAACCCTTTGATATGGCGGTCGTGCCCAAACACGACGGACGCCGCGGCGACAACGTTCTGGTCACGCTGGGCGCCCCCAATTCCATTTCTCCGAAGCTTTTGGAGAGCCAGCGCCGGGAGCTGCTGAGCGATTATCCCCCGCACCAAAAAGACGCCTGGGGGATCCTCATCGGCGGCGACGATTTGAACTACTCGATCGCCCCTCTCTGGGTGAACAAAGTCCTGCCGACGCTGCTCGACGCCGCGGCCGACGCCAACGTCGACCTGTATATCACGACCTCGCGCCGCACGCAGGCCGCGACGGAGATGGAGATCGCCAAACTCTGCGGGGACACCAGCGTGGTGCGGATGCTCCTGCTGGCTTCGCAGGATTCCCGCAATCCCGTTCCCGGCATTCTCGGCCACTGCTCGCGCGTCTTCTGCACCGAAGACTCCGTTTCGATGATCTCCGAAGCGGTCACCGCCGGCGTGCAGACGGCGGTCGTCACCGTCGGCCATCACCACGGCGTCAAACGGCTTCTGCAGGAGGTGACGGAGTGGCTCGTGGACGCCCGGCTGCTCTCCACCACGCGTCTGTGGGGCGTGCCCCGCTTCAACAGGATGATCGAGGATTTCGAAAACCAGAATTATCTGTGCCTGGTCACCCCACGCAACCTGGACGACGATCTTCGCCATTTCCTCGAACGGCCGCTCGACGGGATGAACGGCTTCAACGAAGCCGGAAAAGCCGCGCGGTGGATCCTCGACCGGTGGCTGCCATGA
- a CDS encoding LarC family nickel insertion protein: MKTLYIDCTAGISGSRLIGALLDLKGEKADEFERRMSWLRRYGCAWAVSAGPNGGAGIEAKPVPSGCKTFGFAEIEALLDESKLLPETKERALSAFSALKTVGRGFCGDESGAPLLDACLVFEIVGALALLDTLQVDAVYSSPVNVGGRMGGSGQSAVSVPVSFFLKGMTVFAREGKHERTTLSGALLLKALSASTEPLPAGRLLAGGCGGVAPQGSAEALHVMVLEQNDEAALPYLTGKIVVMETNIDDMNPQDYQNLEERLFACGALDVFFTPILMKKLRPAVRLTCISRAADREKLGEIILRYSTTIGLRWSEVNRMTLERRLRKFESSFGPVSMKLSCWGGEIVRVTAEYEDLKRISQETGCPLDRLRPLVVSEFRQKEDL, encoded by the coding sequence ATGAAAACTCTGTACATCGACTGCACAGCAGGCATCTCCGGCAGCAGATTGATCGGGGCCCTGCTTGATCTAAAAGGAGAAAAAGCCGACGAATTCGAGCGGCGGATGTCATGGCTCCGTCGCTATGGCTGCGCGTGGGCCGTCAGCGCGGGCCCGAACGGCGGGGCCGGCATCGAGGCGAAACCGGTTCCTTCCGGCTGCAAGACCTTTGGATTCGCGGAAATAGAGGCGCTCCTCGACGAGTCGAAGCTTTTGCCGGAGACGAAGGAACGCGCGCTCTCGGCCTTCAGCGCTTTGAAAACCGTGGGACGCGGCTTTTGCGGCGACGAAAGCGGGGCGCCTCTCCTTGACGCCTGCCTCGTGTTCGAAATTGTCGGAGCGCTCGCGCTCTTGGATACGCTTCAGGTCGATGCCGTCTATTCCTCGCCGGTCAACGTCGGCGGCCGTATGGGCGGATCTGGACAGAGCGCCGTGTCCGTGCCGGTTTCGTTTTTTCTGAAAGGGATGACCGTTTTCGCCCGCGAAGGGAAACATGAACGAACGACGTTAAGCGGCGCCCTGCTGCTCAAAGCCCTCTCCGCATCCACCGAGCCTCTTCCGGCAGGCAGGCTGCTTGCCGGCGGCTGCGGGGGAGTCGCGCCGCAGGGAAGCGCCGAGGCGCTGCACGTCATGGTGCTTGAGCAAAACGACGAAGCGGCTCTTCCGTATCTGACGGGGAAGATCGTCGTGATGGAAACGAATATCGATGACATGAACCCGCAGGATTATCAGAACCTGGAAGAGCGCCTCTTCGCGTGCGGCGCGCTGGACGTTTTTTTTACGCCCATACTGATGAAAAAACTCCGCCCCGCCGTGAGGCTGACGTGCATTTCCCGCGCCGCCGACAGAGAAAAGCTGGGCGAGATCATTCTGAGATACAGCACGACGATCGGCCTGCGTTGGAGCGAAGTCAACCGCATGACGCTGGAGCGCCGCCTCCGGAAATTCGAAAGTTCGTTCGGCCCGGTGTCGATGAAATTGTCATGCTGGGGCGGCGAAATCGTCCGCGTCACGGCGGAGTACGAGGATTTAAAGCGTATCTCTCAGGAGACAGGCTGTCCTTTGGATCGGCTTCGTCCTCTGGTCGTCAGTGAATTCCGTCAAAAGGAAGATTTATAA
- the kdsB gene encoding 3-deoxy-manno-octulosonate cytidylyltransferase, translating into MKTIGIIPARWGSSRLPGKPLADLCGKPVIQHVYEQCLKARSLARVIVATDDERILNAVAAFGGEAVMTAPDHPNGTSRVAEVAARVECDYVINIQGDEPMLDPRVIDQLADVLVHAGEPMATLSVPFASAAEAADPNNVKVVVDQKGRALYFSRSVIPFARCGTPVVSKHIGIYGYRKDFLPVYLRLAETPLAEAESLEQLRALEHGYDIAVAVSAYPDRGVGINTPHDLELARKLMNEKS; encoded by the coding sequence ATGAAAACGATCGGAATCATCCCGGCCCGCTGGGGCTCCAGCCGCCTGCCCGGCAAGCCGCTTGCCGATCTCTGCGGCAAGCCCGTCATCCAGCACGTCTACGAGCAGTGCCTGAAAGCCCGTTCTCTGGCGCGGGTTATCGTCGCGACCGACGACGAAAGGATCCTGAACGCCGTCGCCGCGTTCGGCGGAGAAGCCGTGATGACGGCTCCCGACCATCCCAACGGCACCAGCCGCGTCGCCGAAGTCGCCGCGCGCGTGGAATGCGACTACGTCATCAACATTCAGGGCGACGAGCCGATGCTCGACCCGCGCGTGATCGATCAGCTTGCCGACGTTCTGGTCCATGCCGGCGAGCCGATGGCGACGCTCTCCGTTCCCTTTGCCTCCGCGGCGGAGGCGGCCGACCCGAACAACGTCAAAGTCGTCGTCGATCAAAAAGGGCGAGCTTTGTATTTCAGCCGCAGCGTCATTCCCTTCGCGCGCTGCGGAACGCCCGTCGTCTCCAAACACATCGGCATTTACGGTTACCGCAAAGATTTTCTGCCCGTTTATCTGCGCCTTGCGGAAACGCCGCTCGCCGAAGCGGAGAGCCTCGAGCAGCTCCGCGCCCTGGAACATGGCTACGACATCGCCGTCGCCGTTTCCGCGTATCCCGACCGCGGCGTGGGAATCAACACGCCTCATGATCTGGAGCTGGCGCGAAAGCTGATGAACGAAAAAAGCTGA
- a CDS encoding 3-deoxy-D-manno-octulosonic acid transferase: MSFYGCVSELLFFAARPFLNRKYDEGNEQRYGRYPDDLPKGALWIHAVSVGEVQSAYPFIREIKRQAPDMPILLSTITETGRAMAERLAGDLVRHIYYPWDSPSVLRRALTALRPAAYITIETEIWPEMLFQLRKRRIPTFLVNGRLSESSFRKYRRLRFFWKRVIRRYSLIMTRSAPDRDRFIALGAEPDRVKVTGDCKVDALIARKNAADGAGLGEIFAGKEPLILAGSTHEGEEEIVFDAYAELLKIYPGLKLVVVPRHPERGRALLDEASARKLGRVELMSEAYGDWNVLIVDRIGVLFSLYGYARAAFLGGSLVPKGGQNIMEPAIWGVPFCQGPDYRDFSEATEALKKTGLCTIVRDAREMRDFFDGVLSNGNSDFGRERQEFFAALSGASRRSWDLIKDFRSGHPEKYL, from the coding sequence ATGTCGTTTTATGGCTGTGTTTCCGAGCTTTTGTTTTTTGCCGCGCGCCCTTTCCTGAACCGAAAATACGACGAAGGCAACGAACAGAGGTACGGCCGCTATCCCGACGATCTGCCCAAGGGCGCTCTGTGGATCCATGCGGTTTCAGTCGGCGAGGTGCAGTCGGCCTATCCTTTTATCAGGGAGATCAAACGGCAGGCTCCGGATATGCCCATTCTCCTTTCGACGATCACGGAGACCGGCCGGGCCATGGCGGAGCGGCTGGCGGGCGATCTCGTCCGGCATATTTATTATCCGTGGGATTCGCCGAGCGTTCTCAGAAGAGCGCTGACGGCTCTGCGTCCGGCCGCCTACATCACGATCGAGACGGAGATCTGGCCGGAGATGCTCTTTCAGCTTCGGAAACGACGGATCCCGACCTTTCTCGTCAACGGCCGGCTGTCGGAATCGAGTTTTCGAAAATACCGGCGTCTGCGCTTTTTCTGGAAGCGGGTCATTCGCCGTTATTCTCTGATCATGACTCGTTCCGCGCCGGATCGGGATCGTTTTATCGCCTTGGGCGCGGAACCGGACCGGGTGAAGGTGACCGGAGACTGCAAAGTGGACGCGTTGATCGCCCGCAAAAATGCGGCCGACGGCGCCGGCCTGGGGGAGATTTTTGCCGGCAAAGAACCGCTGATCCTTGCCGGAAGCACCCACGAAGGGGAAGAAGAGATCGTCTTCGACGCCTACGCGGAGCTGCTGAAAATCTATCCCGGCCTGAAACTCGTCGTCGTGCCGCGGCATCCCGAACGCGGCCGCGCGCTGCTGGACGAAGCGTCGGCAAGAAAGCTCGGCCGAGTTGAGCTGATGTCGGAGGCGTACGGCGACTGGAACGTTCTTATCGTCGACCGCATCGGCGTGCTTTTCTCTCTTTACGGATATGCGAGAGCGGCGTTTCTCGGCGGTTCGCTCGTTCCCAAAGGCGGTCAGAACATCATGGAGCCGGCGATCTGGGGCGTCCCGTTCTGTCAGGGGCCTGACTACCGCGATTTTTCGGAAGCGACGGAAGCCCTCAAAAAAACGGGACTGTGCACCATTGTGCGCGACGCGCGGGAGATGAGAGATTTTTTCGACGGCGTGCTGTCAAACGGTAATTCCGATTTCGGCCGGGAGCGTCAAGAATTTTTCGCCGCCCTGAGCGGCGCGTCCCGGCGAAGCTGGGATTTGATAAAAGATTTTCGTAGCGGGCATCCGGAAAAATATCTGTAA
- a CDS encoding KpsF/GutQ family sugar-phosphate isomerase, with product MNPAMTLPSDRQPEKLSDEELLEAGCQVLRHEAEELVRAADRFGPELVQAARLLEACKGRIVVSGIGKAGHIGRKIAATLSSLGTPSFFLQASEAAHGDLGMVRHEDVALLISNSGKTAEVVALLPFFRRIGAPVIAVSGDADSPLALGADIFLNSSIEREADPLNLAPTSSTTLQLAIGDALGAMVTLLRGLKKEDFALFHPAGSLGKKLLLRVCDVMNTSGSLPVVSHETLVKDALFEITSKNYGATSVVDDEGFLVGIFTDGDLRRLIAKEGIHCLDRKVEDVMISSPRTIAPEALAAEAVHVMEKLEISVLIVVDKDRRPVGMVHVHELLQSGVA from the coding sequence ATGAATCCGGCCATGACGCTGCCGTCGGATCGGCAGCCGGAAAAGCTCTCGGACGAAGAACTGCTCGAAGCGGGCTGCCAAGTGCTGCGGCACGAGGCGGAAGAACTTGTCCGCGCGGCCGATCGTTTCGGGCCGGAGCTCGTACAGGCCGCCCGTCTGCTGGAAGCCTGCAAGGGGAGGATCGTCGTCTCCGGCATCGGCAAGGCGGGGCATATCGGGCGCAAGATCGCGGCGACTCTTTCGTCGCTGGGCACGCCGTCGTTCTTCCTTCAGGCCAGCGAAGCGGCGCACGGCGATCTCGGCATGGTCCGCCACGAAGACGTGGCGCTGCTGATCAGCAACAGCGGCAAGACGGCGGAAGTCGTCGCCCTGCTGCCGTTTTTCCGCCGTATCGGCGCGCCGGTCATCGCCGTCTCGGGCGACGCTGATTCGCCGCTGGCGCTGGGAGCGGATATTTTTTTGAACTCTTCGATCGAACGCGAGGCGGATCCGCTCAATCTGGCGCCGACCAGCAGCACGACCCTGCAGCTGGCCATCGGCGACGCGCTGGGAGCGATGGTGACGCTGCTGCGCGGCCTGAAAAAAGAGGACTTCGCCCTGTTCCATCCGGCCGGCTCGCTGGGAAAGAAGCTCCTGCTGCGCGTGTGCGACGTGATGAATACGAGCGGCTCCCTGCCGGTCGTCTCGCACGAAACTCTGGTCAAAGACGCCCTGTTCGAGATCACCAGCAAGAATTACGGCGCCACCAGCGTCGTCGACGACGAGGGCTTTCTCGTCGGCATCTTCACCGACGGCGATCTGAGGCGGCTGATCGCCAAAGAGGGGATCCATTGTCTGGACCGCAAAGTCGAAGACGTGATGATCAGCTCGCCGCGGACCATCGCTCCCGAAGCGCTCGCCGCGGAGGCGGTGCACGTCATGGAAAAGCTCGAGATCTCCGTTCTGATCGTCGTCGACAAGGACCGCCGCCCCGTGGGGATGGTGCACGTTCACGAGCTGCTGCAAAGCGGCGTCGCCTGA
- the kdsA gene encoding 3-deoxy-8-phosphooctulonate synthase, whose product MKKIEIGDFAVGGDRLTLIAGPCALESLELGLEVGKRTQALCKKLGLNYIFKASYDKANRTSISSPRGPGLEKGLQWLARIKSELGAPILTDIHESWQAAPVAEVADVLQIPAFLCRQTDLLVAAAKTGRAVNVKKAQFLSAWDMKSVLGKLTEAGNDRVMLCERGTTMGYNQLVVDMRSLVIMRSLGAPVVFDATHSVQMPGGMGNSSGGDRRFALPLARAAVGIGVDALFLEVHPQPEKAMSDGPNMVPLDLLEKFLEPVCAIDRLVRSGIGPVSLDWCER is encoded by the coding sequence TTGAAGAAGATAGAAATTGGAGATTTTGCGGTCGGAGGCGACCGGCTCACCTTGATTGCAGGCCCTTGTGCCCTGGAAAGCCTGGAACTCGGACTGGAAGTCGGCAAAAGAACTCAGGCTTTATGCAAGAAGCTGGGGCTCAATTACATTTTCAAAGCCTCGTACGACAAGGCGAACCGCACTTCGATTTCCAGCCCGCGCGGCCCCGGCCTCGAGAAAGGGCTCCAATGGCTGGCGCGGATCAAGTCCGAGCTGGGGGCGCCCATCCTGACGGACATCCACGAGTCGTGGCAGGCCGCTCCCGTCGCTGAAGTCGCCGACGTGCTGCAGATCCCGGCTTTCTTGTGCCGTCAGACCGATCTTCTGGTGGCCGCCGCCAAAACCGGACGGGCGGTCAACGTCAAAAAAGCGCAGTTTCTTTCCGCCTGGGACATGAAATCCGTGCTGGGCAAGCTGACGGAAGCCGGCAACGATCGCGTCATGCTGTGCGAGCGGGGCACGACGATGGGCTACAATCAGCTGGTCGTCGACATGCGCTCTCTCGTGATCATGCGCTCTCTGGGCGCGCCCGTCGTTTTCGACGCCACTCACAGCGTGCAGATGCCCGGCGGCATGGGAAACAGCTCCGGCGGCGACCGGCGCTTCGCTTTGCCGCTGGCCCGCGCGGCCGTCGGCATCGGCGTGGACGCTTTGTTCCTTGAAGTCCATCCGCAGCCGGAAAAAGCGATGAGCGACGGGCCGAACATGGTGCCGCTGGATCTTTTGGAGAAATTCCTCGAACCGGTCTGCGCCATCGACCGCCTTGTCAGAAGCGGTATCGGCCCTGTCTCCCTGGACTGGTGCGAACGATGA
- the lpxK gene encoding tetraacyldisaccharide 4'-kinase, translating to MNFLTKSYLAYSHGEKTVSPWVILKPLGWLGSVIVGTRRAFYDHGVYASEEPPLPVISVGNLTTGGTNKTPFVEFIAEQLSRWGLKPGIVSRGYGGTTSEPVVVLNGRGDRSVVGDEPLLLSSRLTDVPVAVSSDRMADVAALLDHDVDIAVADDAFQHRRMVRDVDIVLVDATCPFGNGTSLPNGILRELPGSLSRAHAVVISKSDQTSPEALRRLKERISHWVPQERIFYSRLADPLWERWDGERFVPVGKSMTAFSLIVFSAIGNPHSFRNTVLKSGAAILHEFEFKDHHHYDANDLQKIEDAARKSGGKAICCTEKDIFNLPRGYVPRVPLYVPRISALVEEPGRFWNVVVQALRPQIVVASNGYGEDAIGARLARKAAQRFPQAEVCAFPLVGSGIPYKKIGVRILPPLSKSPTGGIIKYHLRDLYQEIKAGLFRQISRQLSAWNQLRSSCRTVLCVGDAYLLCHTLWGQGKKALMVATAKTKFISGHWKLESFLYRKGCRKVWTRDEETAVELRQNGVAAVFEGNPIMDLSCDNTKGTVPWGEGRRLLVLPGSRERAYKDLGLLLRALGKISERCAIAAVMVPAPSIDIDTLVKTAVGWEFDGLHLCRGRLDIVIYRGEVAEAARGAELLLGLAGTANQVCAGLGVPVLSVIEKGKLVQKKLLGDSELLVEADADVLAEAALDLLADAERLAHMSSEGRLRLGQSGALDAVLNYASEQLGWKKRAFVYDELSKRMKFDR from the coding sequence ATGAACTTTCTCACGAAGTCCTATCTTGCCTATTCCCATGGAGAAAAGACCGTATCGCCGTGGGTGATTCTGAAACCGCTGGGATGGCTGGGCTCCGTCATCGTCGGAACCCGGCGGGCGTTTTACGATCACGGCGTTTACGCTTCGGAAGAACCGCCGCTGCCCGTCATCAGCGTCGGAAATCTTACCACCGGGGGAACGAACAAAACGCCTTTCGTCGAATTCATTGCCGAACAGTTGTCCCGCTGGGGGCTGAAGCCGGGGATCGTCAGCCGAGGCTACGGCGGCACAACGTCCGAGCCGGTCGTCGTTTTGAACGGCCGCGGCGACAGAAGCGTCGTCGGGGACGAGCCGCTTCTGCTCTCGTCACGGCTGACGGACGTCCCGGTAGCGGTTTCGAGCGACCGCATGGCGGACGTGGCGGCGCTTTTGGACCACGACGTCGATATCGCCGTCGCCGACGATGCGTTTCAGCATCGCAGGATGGTCCGCGACGTCGACATCGTTCTCGTCGACGCCACCTGTCCGTTCGGCAATGGGACGTCCCTGCCCAACGGCATTTTGCGCGAGCTCCCCGGTTCTTTGTCGCGGGCTCATGCCGTCGTCATTTCCAAGTCGGATCAGACATCGCCGGAGGCTTTGCGACGCCTGAAAGAGCGCATCTCCCATTGGGTCCCGCAAGAGCGCATATTTTATTCGCGGCTGGCTGATCCCCTCTGGGAGCGATGGGATGGAGAGCGGTTCGTTCCCGTCGGGAAGAGCATGACGGCCTTTTCTCTGATAGTTTTTTCCGCGATCGGCAATCCGCACAGTTTTCGAAACACGGTCCTCAAAAGCGGCGCGGCCATTCTCCATGAATTCGAATTCAAGGATCATCACCACTATGATGCGAATGATTTGCAGAAGATCGAAGATGCGGCCCGGAAATCGGGCGGCAAGGCCATATGCTGCACGGAAAAAGACATATTCAATCTGCCGCGCGGATACGTTCCCCGCGTTCCGCTCTACGTGCCGAGAATAAGCGCGCTCGTCGAAGAGCCCGGCAGATTCTGGAACGTCGTCGTTCAGGCGCTTCGTCCTCAGATTGTCGTCGCGTCGAACGGGTACGGCGAAGACGCTATCGGGGCCAGGCTCGCGCGCAAAGCCGCACAGAGATTTCCGCAGGCGGAGGTCTGCGCTTTTCCGCTTGTGGGATCGGGGATCCCTTACAAGAAGATCGGCGTCAGAATCCTGCCGCCCCTTTCGAAATCGCCGACCGGCGGGATCATAAAATATCATCTGCGTGATCTTTATCAAGAGATCAAGGCCGGGCTTTTTCGGCAGATTTCCCGTCAGCTGTCTGCGTGGAATCAGCTGCGCAGCAGCTGCCGTACGGTTCTTTGCGTTGGCGATGCGTATCTCCTCTGTCATACTTTATGGGGGCAGGGGAAAAAGGCTCTCATGGTGGCGACGGCGAAAACGAAATTTATCAGCGGCCATTGGAAGCTGGAAAGTTTTCTGTACCGAAAAGGCTGCAGGAAGGTCTGGACCCGCGACGAAGAAACGGCGGTCGAATTGCGCCAAAACGGCGTCGCCGCCGTCTTCGAAGGAAATCCAATCATGGACCTTTCTTGTGATAATACTAAAGGGACCGTTCCGTGGGGCGAGGGGCGGCGCCTTCTCGTGCTGCCCGGCAGCCGGGAGCGGGCGTACAAGGATCTGGGGCTGTTGCTGCGCGCGCTCGGCAAAATTTCCGAACGCTGCGCGATTGCGGCCGTGATGGTCCCCGCTCCCAGCATCGATATCGACACACTGGTGAAAACGGCGGTCGGCTGGGAGTTCGACGGCCTTCATCTTTGCCGCGGCAGGCTGGACATCGTTATTTACCGGGGCGAGGTCGCGGAGGCGGCGCGGGGGGCCGAGCTTCTGCTGGGGCTGGCCGGAACGGCCAATCAGGTCTGTGCCGGTTTGGGAGTCCCCGTTCTGTCGGTCATTGAAAAGGGGAAGTTGGTACAGAAAAAACTCCTCGGAGACTCCGAACTTTTGGTGGAAGCCGATGCGGACGTCCTCGCGGAGGCGGCGCTCGATCTTTTGGCCGACGCCGAGCGACTGGCTCATATGAGTTCGGAAGGGCGCCTGCGCTTAGGCCAATCGGGAGCGCTTGACGCCGTTTTGAATTATGCTTCGGAGCAGTTGGGCTGGAAGAAAAGAGCCTTTGTTTACGACGAATTGAGCAAGCGGATGAAATTCGATCGATGA
- a CDS encoding ABC transporter ATP-binding protein, with the protein MKEKGSKPLYRRLAALLLPYRAKLGCAFVCMVGAGLCAAIPAWLMKNVVDGVLIRKDYAMLNVLVVSLVMLFVFKAAFTYGQKYLMGWVGQKVVMDMRVAAYAHLQTLSLKFINSKRVGELLSRVTNDANMLQMTVTNVAVDLVIQGVSCAAMLSYCLYLNWKLMLYTLLILPVVVLVLKSASEILRRVGRHMQQCVADLSAVAEEALSAIRIVRAFATEELELARFKESNRQNFDAIIQGVKVNAVLNGAVEVLLIAALALILWLGGRQVLSDVMSPGELIAFLGSLGFLASPINNFTRAVSQLQFGFAAAERIFGLLDNDDRVVTPPGAVILKRLQGEVRFENVWFCYEPGQWILKDLNLTVRPGEKIAVVGSTGAGKSTLVDLVQRFYDPQKGTVFIDGHDVKTVDLKSLRTQIGVVPQDPVLMKGSIAFNIAYGYDAKKGEIEEAAAIAGISGFIGSLPDKYDTEVGIRGVTVSGGQRQRIAIARAIVRNPRIIILDEATSSLDAAVERQIQEAMDRAMEGRTSFIIAHRLSTIINADRILYLENGHIIEEGTHEELLRKNGAYQKLFSLQYGAGHP; encoded by the coding sequence ATGAAAGAGAAAGGAAGTAAGCCTCTCTATCGTCGACTGGCGGCACTCCTTTTGCCTTACAGGGCAAAATTGGGATGCGCTTTCGTCTGTATGGTCGGCGCCGGGCTCTGCGCGGCGATCCCCGCCTGGCTGATGAAGAACGTCGTCGACGGCGTGCTGATCCGCAAGGATTACGCGATGCTGAACGTGCTGGTCGTCTCGCTCGTCATGCTCTTTGTTTTCAAGGCGGCGTTTACTTACGGCCAAAAGTATCTGATGGGCTGGGTCGGGCAAAAAGTCGTCATGGATATGCGGGTCGCCGCTTACGCTCATCTGCAGACGCTGTCGCTGAAATTCATCAACAGCAAACGCGTGGGCGAACTGCTGTCGCGAGTCACCAACGACGCCAACATGCTGCAGATGACCGTCACGAACGTCGCCGTGGATCTTGTCATTCAGGGCGTCTCGTGTGCGGCGATGCTTTCCTATTGCCTCTATCTGAACTGGAAGCTGATGCTCTACACGCTCTTGATCCTGCCGGTGGTCGTCCTCGTGCTGAAGAGCGCTTCGGAGATCCTCCGCAGGGTTGGGCGCCATATGCAGCAGTGTGTCGCCGATCTCTCCGCGGTAGCCGAGGAAGCGCTTTCGGCGATTCGCATCGTGAGGGCTTTCGCGACGGAGGAGCTGGAACTTGCCCGTTTCAAGGAAAGCAATCGGCAGAATTTTGACGCCATCATCCAAGGCGTCAAGGTCAACGCCGTTTTGAACGGCGCCGTCGAGGTCCTTCTCATTGCGGCGCTCGCTCTGATCCTCTGGCTGGGAGGCCGGCAGGTGCTGAGCGACGTCATGTCGCCCGGGGAACTGATCGCTTTTCTCGGTTCGTTGGGCTTTCTGGCTTCTCCGATCAATAATTTTACGCGCGCCGTCAGCCAGCTCCAGTTCGGTTTCGCGGCGGCGGAGCGGATCTTCGGCCTTCTCGACAACGACGACCGGGTCGTGACGCCGCCCGGCGCGGTCATTTTGAAACGCCTGCAAGGCGAAGTGCGCTTTGAAAACGTGTGGTTCTGCTACGAGCCGGGACAGTGGATCTTGAAAGATCTGAATCTGACGGTCCGCCCCGGCGAGAAGATCGCCGTCGTCGGATCGACGGGCGCCGGCAAGTCGACGCTCGTCGATCTGGTGCAGCGCTTTTACGATCCGCAAAAGGGAACGGTTTTCATCGACGGGCACGACGTCAAGACCGTCGATCTCAAAAGCCTGCGCACTCAGATCGGCGTGGTGCCGCAGGATCCGGTTCTGATGAAAGGCTCCATCGCCTTCAACATCGCCTATGGATATGATGCGAAAAAAGGCGAGATCGAAGAAGCGGCCGCTATCGCCGGCATCTCCGGATTCATCGGTTCCCTTCCCGACAAATACGACACGGAAGTCGGCATTCGCGGCGTCACCGTGAGCGGCGGCCAGCGGCAGAGGATCGCCATCGCGCGGGCGATCGTCCGCAATCCCCGCATCATCATCCTCGACGAGGCCACCTCGTCGCTCGACGCCGCCGTGGAGCGACAGATCCAGGAGGCGATGGACCGCGCCATGGAAGGGCGCACGTCGTTCATCATCGCTCATCGGCTTTCGACGATCATCAACGCGGATCGCATCCTTTACCTCGAGAACGGGCATATCATCGAAGAGGGGACTCACGAGGAGCTCCTTCGGAAAAACGGGGCCTATCAAAAACTCTTTTCGCTCCAGTACGGGGCCGGGCATCCATGA